The sequence below is a genomic window from Phaenicophaeus curvirostris isolate KB17595 chromosome 16, BPBGC_Pcur_1.0, whole genome shotgun sequence.
CCCCATGATACAGGAGTGCAGTAGTGAAAGGGGCATAGCAGATAGATGACTGccaattctttgttttctttcccactaAGCTATACATTCAAAAGCCTGCGGCACTGTGTGAGTGCTGGGGAGCCAATGAACCCTGACGTGATGGAAGAATGGAAAGCGCAGACTGGGCTGGATATTTATGAAGGCTACGGACAGACAGAAACAGTATGTTCTGCtttacaaatgtaaaaaaaaagtatgtttcaCAGACAAAGCAGTAAATTCTCTTCAGGTTGCcaagaaaaagtaattaaaaagatTATACACAGTTATAACTGTTAGGGGAAAAGTCAATTGTGATAaacaacactggaaaaatgtaGGTTTTGTAAGTCATAGGAAAATCGTAACAGCTCCATCCAAAATCCAAGAACTGTTTTTCATTCCTGCGGGCTTTGGATTAGGAACTAACACAAAATAGGTATATTTCTCTCTACTGAATTCCAAACTCTGTTTTAAAATCTGTCTTTAGTGCACTGATATTATTTGGAGCTAGGGGCATTGATTCTGAGGGCATAGTTTATTTCTATAAGTTTAATCACTGGATATATGATTGTAATGAAAACAATTAGTATTTctcacagaaatacaaaataccaGCCAAGTATTTTAGACCTAAGATAAAGATTGAATATACAAGCCACAGTTtagttcaaaacaaaacaaaacaaaaaaccccaaacccaatgACACTTTTTACAGGTGCTGGTCTGTGGAAATTTTAAGGGAATGAAAATCAAACCTGGCTCTATGGGAAAGCCATCTCCAGGGTATGATGTCAAGGTATTGTACCTCTGCTGACTCAATCTCTCTCTTGCATAATCAGTTTCCATCAAAGAGTTCTGAAAGCTCTAACACAGAGTCATACCTTGTACCAACACTCAGCAGTGAATGGAAAAGTGAAGAAATGCACGTTACTGCGCTAAAATGAGCATGTAAAATAACGAGCTAGACTTCCCTGCTGCACCATCACAGGTGACTACCCACTGCTAACAGATGGTTAGATATCAAAAGGTAAGGCAATGACAGAAATTAAATTGCTGAGTTAAGGAAGAGAGGGAGTGAATGTTGTTTCCTGGTGATAACAAAACCGCTGAAGCGGATTCTACCACCAGACCAACTTCCAATATGGGTTAAGATCGTTAGTATCTTAACCAGTTCTTAAGTTCCCACCATCCATTCCATATGACCCTCCCTGGAGTCTTACTGACTTCGTTATGTGTTTGCGTAGCACTTGGCATTCATCAGATAAATACATGGCGCAAAGTACAGTGGATTAGTAATAATCTCACACTTCAGTTGTCAGAGTAAGGCCCCCTACTTCTTCAAATAATTtctcaataaaaaaatactttatgtattttaaatgcacaCCGTTATTTTATAATCTTAACttaatgctttttcatttcacctcaaaataataaaactctgctttttttttttttcagattatagATGAAAACAGTAATATTCTGCCCCCTGGAAAAGAAGGAGATATTGCCATCAGAGTAAAACCTACAAGatcactatttcttttttctcgCTATGCTGTAAGAATATTGCTACAGTTAAAGTAGATGTCCTGTTAAATCTCTGTGACAAGGAATCTGATGCCCCATCCCATGTTTTTCCCTGCAGATGTTTGGTTTACTTTTACAAACAATTACGCATTCAATGAGATTGTCCTGCCTAGCAAGTTAAAATCcactttcttttcactgttattTCCTTGATACAAAGGGAAACATTTGACAGACACCCCTACCCAACACCAAAATACTCTTTGGCCTAAGGATTGGagtccccatctcccccatctTAGAAGCAGGACACCTTTCGATCCCTTCCCTCCAGATTTGAGCTTTGTGGAATGCTTCATGCATGGCAATACTGTTCAGGTTTTTTGCACGTTAGAATTCTCAGTCCAGGATAGGGAGATGCTAGAAACACAAAGGATTAAAGGATAATCACTGAAAGGCAAATTCTCAGTTCCATAAGCCTACGTTTTTGCAACCTTCAGTGGTTTCTAAAGCCATGGAGTATAATGTAATGTTAAAAATTTTAAGTCAGTCatatttattgtaatttatGAATGTTATATCTAGTTTAGTATCTTAGTAATGGTGAATTAATAATTCTCTATTACTGATGTCCCACTTAAATCAGATGCAGATGACTGCGTAGGGACCAGTCTGAAAAGCTGGAATTTTTTAATATGCTAAATATGTTAGAATGcaatttcatgtatttttctggTAGTTTTCATGTAAAATGCAGTTTAATGTTTCCTAGGATGATccagagaaaacagagcaaacaaTACGTGGGGACTTTTATGTCACTGGAGACAGGGGGATTATGGATGAGGACGGATACTTCTGGTTTGTTGGAAGAGCTGATGATGTCATTAATTCTGCTGGGTAATTCATGCATGATTAACAATAAATCATTAAATTTTAATAACACAGGTGATCCAGATGTGAAGTTATATTTATGTGTTATCAAATAAAGCTAAAAGCCCTTTCCTCCATTTTGAAGATACCGCATTGGACCATTTGAAGTAGAAAGTGCCTTAATAGAGCATCCTGCAGTGGTGGAATCAGCAGTTGTCAGCAGTCCAGACCCCGTCAGAGGAGAGGTAAACATATTAAATGTGCTTGTATATTTAAGTAAATATATAAAGCCCAACTTCCAAGGGATTTGCCCatgcagggattttttttttttctttttaaaattaaaactaaattgAAAAAGGACCAAGGCAATTGACCTAAATCCAATACCAATATAACAAAAGCCCCCTTTGGAGCTTCACCTGTCATTCAAATACAGTTTTTTGTCTCTGTTACAAGTACATAAACTGCCTGTGCAGTCCAGAGCAATAGAAGCACCCACAGTCTTTGGCAGAACTTTCCATACCTGCCCTGTACGTTTCTCTGAAGCTTGtcagttttttttgtttcaaacgTTATTGTTGTGTAATACTGTTTTATTGGCATTTAAGCCATGGCTGCTGTAACTTCTTTAGGTCGTGAAAGCCTTTGTTGTTTTAACATCCGACTATGCTTCACATGATCCAGAAAAACTGATGAAAGAGCTACAAGACCACGTTAAGAAAGTTACAGCTCCATACAAGTATCCTAGGAAGGTGAGTGCTCAAATACCCAGATAATTTTCATTACCATAAAACAGTGAGTGTTCACTGGTATGTGGCTTGTAAGTCTATGCCACAGaggttaagtaaaaattcagttcAATTGTATCCTATTTTGTTGCAATTTCCTCCCTTTCACAATAGATGGAGTTTGTTCAACAGCTGCCAAAAACTGTTAGTGGGAAGATCAGAAGAAATGAGCTGCGCCAGAAGGAGTGGAGAAAAGATTAGCGGTACTTGTTGCTttttataggattttttttacaaagtaaGATTTTGCAGATTTATACAGCAAGGCAGAGTAAGAGACATGATACTATGTCCTTCTTAGTTTAGGTTAATAAATTCTTACCCTATTCCCAGCATTTGGATGTCCCAGATGCAACACTAATAGCTAACAGTACAAAAGCAGGCAAACCAAtagaaatgaaacaagaaaGTCATGAAGTCAAGAGCACAATAGGTTATGTCTGCTAAATAAAGTGTTTAATGAAGCATCACCAGCATTTTATCTTTATTGTTATCcaatttaaagaataaaaaaacagtAAGAGTTTAAGAGAACACTGTTGCTTCAAGAATCACTTTTGAGAAGTGTGACAGCTTCTAAATACATGTCTAAAAGTTATATatcttacatttaaaaaaaaagtaaataaaatctaTATCATTAAAATGCCCTTTAAGGACTGAACTAgtacagaatttaaaatacatgataaagaagaataaagatTTGTATCAACAGCTCCTCATATTTCATTTTAGCACTTAATAGTTACTTAATATCGGTTCTCTCACACTTCATTAAGAAGATGCTTTATGATGTATTGATATTTCTGTATGCTTGCACAATTTCCATTTCTATCTATGTTAACCACGCAGCATCATTTTCGTTCCATTCTCAGAACATATATCTGACATCGCGTGACTGTCCTCGTTATATTACGCATGATCAACTTACTGAGTTTTAGACTcgggaaaaagaaattataaattttCAAGATCTCATAGAGGGTCTaagacacaaatattttttgttggAATAATTTCCTAAATTGCTAGTGCAAGTTCCAAGAGGGGTCAAAGCATCTGCATTCCGAGGAACACCATTAGATTTCTCTTTTAGAAGTGCATGTTCCCACTTGAagtatccacagcctttcttgTTACCATCACGCTTGCCAACAGGACAACAGAAAAATGCTTTGCCATGATTTGGACCAGCATTTGACACGAACAGTTTTTTAGCTCTTCGACCGCAGTTACACAGAGGGGGAGttggttttccatttttcacagCTCTTGCAGACTGATTCAAATTGACTGTGGAGTTCAGAATGGCAGGAGACACTCTGGGCAAATTTGAATTTTCTAAGGGAAAGGAATGATCAAAAGATGAATTTTTCTCTTGATAGATAGCAAAAGACTGTTTTTTTGCTGGTGGGAACCTTTTTGGACTGGTTGACTTTCTTTTAGAAACTTCTGAGGGAACAGAATAATTGCCAGTTAATGCCGGTTGTGCTGAAGTAGCATTTATCTTTGCAGATGGTAacttaaaagctgaaaaaagtgAAGACTGCCTTTGTACTGTTCCTACGTTATAGATAGTAGTGTCAGGACTTTTGTAAATGATAGATTTCAGAGGTTCCGCAGTTTTCTCCAAACTTGGATTACCTGAACTCCCCACAGCTGATTGCTTAGGAATTGTTTTCTCTTCAAACACTGTTAAAGTATCTGTACTTGAGTCATCTTTGAATTGAACACTGTCTGAATTTTGTTCATATTGAGATTCTGGTATTAAAGCGACGTCTTCCCAGTCAGTCAGCAGAGATAAGCAATCTGAACTGGTACTGATATCCTCATTGGAGACAGTAACTGAGGAGAGGGTAGTGGAGACAAGCACTAGTCCTGCTCCCTGTACAGAAGGGCTGTGTCTGGCTGTACTCAGAGGCTGCCCACTGTTCAATCCTTGCCGAATGCCTGTTAATACAGTGCTGGGAGATTGCTGTGCCAACTCACGAGGAACAGGAAATATCTCAGTAGATGCTGTTGAAGAGCTTTGGGCTTGAGCACGTAACTCAGTCCTTGAGCTGCTGCTAGGTACAACATAGACATCTGCGGATGGATCAGTGGAAGTGGTCTGTTGTTCTTCAGTTTGTACATCAGTATTTACCTTCATTCCAGCAATACCATCCTGTTTTTTCTCAGCCAAAGAGTTTGTTTTGCAAGTTCCATCTCTCAATATTTCAGGTCTGCTGTTACTTCCCAGTGAAGCCTTATCAGTGAAGTTTATAGTCGGTGTTctggaaattaaattattctttgtATGAGCCTAGGGAGTCCGTAAACAAAAGAAGATTTTGGAAAGTGAATACTCAAAAGTTTTAGGAATCAATGCACAAAATTAATAAGTGTATCAGCCTAGGGATGTTCTGTTCAATTCATAGTCAAGATGCTGGTTTTATTATGTGAACAGCTCATCTTTCATCTATACTACAGGCTACAGAGCAAGTGGAAGGGAGATAGGCACTAGCAGTTACTAACCTTATCCAAAGATTTAGTAACCTTCAGCACACATCCATCACAGATCATCCTCCAAGCAAGACGGGCAGTATTCCGAGAATCATCCAACCCTTCAAAAGTATAGTTATATTAATACCTTCTTTGTAAATTGCTACTAGGGATTGCTCTTACTAGAGGAAAAATATAATCTAGGTAAGCCTTACATAAATGACAGGGATTCACAGAACTCTGGCCCATAGTTACCTAGTTCtaagaagggaaagagaagtaaaaaattaaaaaaataccctaTGCTGAAACATCCAAAGGACCAGTCCTTAGggatgaatatatatatatacacaaattttttattctgttttattaatCATGTCAACAAAAAACCTGCACACTGCACTGGTGTCCTTTCACACTAGTGTGCTGTCCAGAGCTATCAGGTAAAATCAAGTTTCCTTATCCTTCTTCCACCTCTTTTATTTTGCACCCTAGCAATTCGGAAATTGATCTCATTAAACACACTCAACAGTGCTAGGagagatttcagaaataaagcatGATGTTAGAAGCAACAAACTCTGATCTTCGAAGCATCTTGCCTTtcttgttttggtgtttttattGGACAGAACATTGTGTAACCTGGAAACTATAGTTACTATCTAGAGTTAGGACCAGCTATCACTAGCTGCTTTAGTTTAGCTACCTAAAGCTAACTAGCAGCTATTTagctttatataaaaatatgtatcttaAAATGAGGATCATCATGTCATACTCACCAGAATGTTCCCGTCCTATAAAAACCATCCCCAAATCCTGCAACGCACCACTCAGCCCTTTGGGCTTCCTATTATAGAAGGCCTAAGAAAAAAAACGCAGGCGCTTAACATAAAGCATTTCAAAACCTCTTCACAGTGAAGTGAAAACCATTGCAGAAATATCACTTTATGAATAATAAATCTCACAAGGCAATTGTGCATGTTGGGTATCTCCATTTTACAGTCAGGATATATTAAGCATAAGCCTGTAAGTGATCTGCCCTGTAATACATTGGAATGGGAAGAACCACAAATCTCTTCTCTCAGTCTTAAACTAATCCATTCTGTCTTAGCTCTGGAGTCATTAATTTGCACTTTATGGCTCAAATTGATGAAGAACTTAGCAGAGCAGCATTGAAGAATACAACTATAAATAATACCTTGAGGTGTTTGAACTGTTGCATATTGCAAAGGCATGAGCATTagtattttcatgtataaatgcaaaaaaagtgAGTATTCCAACTGACTCCCAGTATCTCATCTGATCACAAGAAAGGGGAAATATTCGCAGTGGTTATCTCTAGAGACCTAATTCTGCCACTTTGGTTAAGAGCCTAAGCCCCGAGTGTCAGGACAGGGAGACTCCTGGATCACCCTTTGAAAGTTTCCGTGCCTACAGAGGGCAAGGCACAGCTGGGAGCTGTCAGCCCCCAGGTTAGACCTCGTATTATCCAGGCTATTCGGAATGTACTTTCTGGTCCAAGTCCAGTCCACATGCTAGACAAACTTTTAAGTTACCTCTAAACAGATGGTGGTGAGTATTTTCTACACAGCAACGTAACACAACAATAAGAGCCTGCTAAACTAGGGAAGTTAGGAAGCAAGCAGAGCAGAAGATGTCAAAAAAGAACAGCTTGGAAAACTCTTGGAAAAGATTATCATTCAATTCTCTAACAATACACCAAGCTGTTTTCCTAGCattaagatttcttttaaaattcacGCAGTTCTAGGGCGTGCAATTTGTTATTAGGCTGTAAcaatgtggaaagaaaacaaatgggtTACTCTAGTCACTGGAACATGCAATATTCCTTGTAACCTTGGATACAGGTAGCTTTTGAGATGATAATGTAGGTATAAATGTTTTGTGGTCTATTGATCTTCTCACCTTATATGTTGCTTTGAGATCAATCCAGGAATTTAAAATGTCAGGTTTTCGCAGCTGCTTCCTTTTGCATTCATAGTGCAAACACACCCCCAGGTCCCAGTCTGCACagaaaaaagccacaaataATCCACCACAAATGAACTGGCATAAAATCTACATAAAGGGACATAACATTACCATACTGGTAGTGTCCTGTACTGCTGGACAGCAAGCAAAGGCTAACTTTGCtttgactcaatgatccggtgggtctcttccaacctggttattctatgattctatgattttaatgaAGTCTTTTTACAAGAAAAGCTCTAGGGTTGCAGCAATGGAGAAGGGAATACAGAGTGTCAGTGAAGAATGACTTCACGTGGGCAAAGATCTCAAAGACCTCATTAAATCATTTGGACACATTAAGAATGGTGACACAGTTCATTGTATGTAAAGCAGGAAAACGTAACCACGTCAAACCCTGGAAACAAAGACGGAGTGAACACATTAGGATGCAACAGACTTTGTATTTTTAgttgtatcatagaatcatagaataaccaggttggaagagacccaccggatcattgagtccaaccattcaatcCCAATATTGTACATCTATAATACCTCATAACAGGGTCTGGGCTCTCTAGAAGGAAAGATGCAATCCCACTAGTGCCACCAAATGCTCAGCCCTACGTGTATTTTTCCACAGGAGAAGCAAATGAAAACTCTCTTTACCTGTCCAGGTAACAAAGGTACAAAGCTTTGCTTCTGACGTAGAATGACGTGGACCGTCCGAACtgaatataattttcttctccttttgtaTATTTTGAATCCATTTCAAAAACTGTGATAAACAGATGTGTAGCGGGACGCCCTCATCCACCTGAGCCTTTGAGAAACAGAGCAGTGTTAGTGTGCACTGAGACCCATTCCAGATGTCTCCTCAGCCCTTTAAAGACACGTTTAAAAAAACCAGCGATTATACCAGCGCAAAATACCGCCGAGCGGCGATTTTACCTGCGTTATCCCGGTTAATTCTGTACAGAACCGGGAGAGGAGGGGATGCTCCTGGGGCTGCACGAACGTGTGGAACTCGGAGTCGACCCGCCCCGTCGACGCGTTTAACAGGACGGCGGGAAATTCGACTGcgacaaaaataaaaggagaggggaggggaaaaaaaccaaacaaaccacccCCCAAGGCAAAGGCCGCGGCGGGCGGGTCGGGGCCGCGCGGGGCCGCGCACTCACCGACCTCGGGAAGGCGCCGCGCCCGCTCCCGCCAGCACGTGGCCTCCAGGTCCAGCACCACGAGGAAGCCGAAGCGctgccccgcggcccccgcgccGCTCCGCCCGCCGCTCCGcgccagccccagctccctgcgGGCGGCAGCGCCGCGCTCAGAACCGAGCCCGgccccccccgggccccgcaCCGAGCCCCGCACCCCCGCCCCGGGCCCCGCACCTGGCCAGCCGCTTGGTCGCCATGGCGgctcccggccccgccccgctcgGCGCTCGGCTGGTCCGGCCTTGGCGCGCGCGCGCGGGCGGCCATGGCGGCGGCGCTGAAGGGGCGCAAGCGGCCcgcggggcggccccggggccgGGCGGCCAAGAGGAGGCGgagggcggcgggcggcggccccGAGGTGAGCGGcggggacgggacgggacggggctCGCCCTCGCGGCTTCAGCGGGCGGCTCTGCGGCCGTGGGCCCGCGGGCCCCGGCTCCGCGGGGAGGGCGCGGGGCTGCTGGAGCGGGCCCAGAGCAGCCCGCGAGGGCGATCCGGGGGCTGAGGCGCCTCCCGTAGAGGACACGCTGAGGGctgtggttcagcctggagaagagaaggctccatggagaccttggaggagcttccagcactgaaagcgagtccagagaagagcaacaaagctggtgagggggctggagagcaggtcttaggaggagcggctgagagagctgggggtgttcagcctggagaagaggaggctgagcggagacctcattgctctctacaactacctgagaggagggtgtggagaggagggagctgggctcttctcccaagtgacaggggacaggacaagagggaatggcctcaagctccgccaggggagggtcaggctggacattagataaaaattcttcacagaaagggtgattggtccctggcagaggctgcccagggagggggttgagtccccttccctggaggggtttaagggacgggtggacgaggtgctgagggacatgggttagtgctggatgggaacggttggactcgatgatccggtgggtctcttccaacctggttattctgtgattctgtgaaagggctccaggagagctggggaggggctgtttacaaggGTCtgtagggacaggatgaggggaaatggctttaaattggaagcgggaagatttagattagacatcaggaagaaattcttccccgCTCTcaggcccaggctgcccaggttcGCTGCGGCTGTTTATTGAAACTTTTTTCCTGCAGGGGTCAGCAAACCCATCTGCCAAAGCAGATCGCATAGTGTAGACGGAGTAaatgaagggcatggtttagtgtttgataggaatggttggactcgatgatccggtgggtctcttccaacctcatgattctatgatgctttgATTCTAAATGGGTTTCAGCAGAACCCTCCACGCAGCGGCTGCCCAGAGCGCTTGTATAAACGcccagagctctgcagcagcgAGTGGGCGAGCAGGTCGAGAGAGCAGAACATCGTGTTTGCAAATCAAATAACTTTAAATCTCCTTACGGCACACATCTACTCACAGCAGTCTTTATTAAATAGATCTTTGAAGTTGGAGAACCTGGGTTACAGAAATATTGATAGTAAATTTAATACTGAGTGTGGTCGGTAACTTTTGCTCATAATGTGTGGAAGGGTTATTttaagctgcccagggagggggttgaggcaccgtccctggaggggtttaaggctcgggtggacaaggtgctgagggacatgggttagtgttcgataggaatggttggactcgatgatccagtgtgtctcttccaacctggtgattctatgattctatgaaatgtagTTGACTGTGTTCAAACActaaatagttttcttttactttgtaGTTCACTTTGTGTTCAATGAACTTGTGTGATTACCTACAACTGTTCCTCACTAGTGTTTCCCCTTTTACAGGAAAAGTCGTCTCGCCTGTCAGCAGCTTTATTTGGCGAGGACTGTGAAATCAGCCGGGACCAGCTGTATGAGTTGTTAAAGTATGCAGCTCTGGGAAAAGGCCACAATGCGACACAGCCCAGGTATAACACCTTCATAT
It includes:
- the ERI2 gene encoding ERI1 exoribonuclease 2 isoform X2 → MATKRLARELGLARSGGRSGAGAAGQRFGFLVVLDLEATCWRERARRLPEVVEFPAVLLNASTGRVDSEFHTFVQPQEHPLLSRFCTELTGITQAQVDEGVPLHICLSQFLKWIQNIQKEKKIIFSSDGPRHSTSEAKLCTFVTWTDWDLGVCLHYECKRKQLRKPDILNSWIDLKATYKAFYNRKPKGLSGALQDLGMVFIGREHSGLDDSRNTARLAWRMICDGCVLKVTKSLDKAHTKNNLISRTPTINFTDKASLGSNSRPEILRDGTCKTNSLAEKKQDGIAGMKVNTDVQTEEQQTTSTDPSADVYVVPSSSSRTELRAQAQSSSTASTEIFPVPRELAQQSPSTVLTGIRQGLNSGQPLSTARHSPSVQGAGLVLVSTTLSSVTVSNEDISTSSDCLSLLTDWEDVALIPESQYEQNSDSVQFKDDSSTDTLTVFEEKTIPKQSAVGSSGNPSLEKTAEPLKSIIYKSPDTTIYNVGTVQRQSSLFSAFKLPSAKINATSAQPALTGNYSVPSEVSKRKSTSPKRFPPAKKQSFAIYQEKNSSFDHSFPLENSNLPRVSPAILNSTVNLNQSARAVKNGKPTPPLCNCGRRAKKLFVSNAGPNHGKAFFCCPVGKRDGNKKGCGYFKWEHALLKEKSNGVPRNADALTPLGTCTSNLGNYSNKKYLCLRPSMRS
- the ERI2 gene encoding ERI1 exoribonuclease 2 isoform X1, with product MATKRLARELGLARSGGRSGAGAAGQRFGFLVVLDLEATCWRERARRLPEVGECAAPRGPDPPAAAFALGGGLFGFFPLPSPFIFVAVEFPAVLLNASTGRVDSEFHTFVQPQEHPLLSRFCTELTGITQAQVDEGVPLHICLSQFLKWIQNIQKEKKIIFSSDGPRHSTSEAKLCTFVTWTDWDLGVCLHYECKRKQLRKPDILNSWIDLKATYKAFYNRKPKGLSGALQDLGMVFIGREHSGLDDSRNTARLAWRMICDGCVLKVTKSLDKAHTKNNLISRTPTINFTDKASLGSNSRPEILRDGTCKTNSLAEKKQDGIAGMKVNTDVQTEEQQTTSTDPSADVYVVPSSSSRTELRAQAQSSSTASTEIFPVPRELAQQSPSTVLTGIRQGLNSGQPLSTARHSPSVQGAGLVLVSTTLSSVTVSNEDISTSSDCLSLLTDWEDVALIPESQYEQNSDSVQFKDDSSTDTLTVFEEKTIPKQSAVGSSGNPSLEKTAEPLKSIIYKSPDTTIYNVGTVQRQSSLFSAFKLPSAKINATSAQPALTGNYSVPSEVSKRKSTSPKRFPPAKKQSFAIYQEKNSSFDHSFPLENSNLPRVSPAILNSTVNLNQSARAVKNGKPTPPLCNCGRRAKKLFVSNAGPNHGKAFFCCPVGKRDGNKKGCGYFKWEHALLKEKSNGVPRNADALTPLGTCTSNLGNYSNKKYLCLRPSMRS